In Lysobacter lycopersici, a genomic segment contains:
- a CDS encoding ExbD/TolR family protein: protein MAFSTGGSGGPMADINVTPLVDVMLVLLIIFMVTAPIMSYPIDIDLPQKSVTPPEIQKNPPDPIKLRIDAANQIFWNDSPVPLSALRNMMDAEVERDPTNQPVLQINANDDSDYGILAKVLATARNAQMQKIGFVKE, encoded by the coding sequence ATGGCATTCAGTACCGGTGGCTCCGGCGGGCCGATGGCCGACATCAACGTCACGCCCCTCGTGGACGTGATGCTGGTGCTGCTGATCATCTTCATGGTGACGGCCCCGATCATGTCCTACCCGATCGACATCGACCTTCCGCAGAAATCCGTCACCCCGCCGGAGATCCAGAAGAACCCGCCGGATCCGATCAAGCTCCGCATCGATGCCGCCAACCAGATCTTCTGGAACGACAGCCCGGTGCCATTGTCGGCATTGCGCAACATGATGGACGCCGAGGTCGAGCGCGATCCGACCAACCAGCCGGTGTTGCAGATCAACGCAAACGACGATTCCGATTACGGCATCCTGGCCAAGGTGCTGGCGACTGCGCGCAACGCGCAGATGCAGAAGATCGGCTTCGTCAAGGAATAA
- a CDS encoding ExbD/TolR family protein: MAFSTGNDSGGPMSEINVTPLVDVMLVLLIIFMITAPLMSHKIKVELPQANLDKKNEAVPPTPPVTVTVKDDGSLYWNDAPITKDLLESQLSVEAQKTPQPEVNLRGDKVTKYRSIREVVDMAQAQGIRKVGYVATRERPN; the protein is encoded by the coding sequence ATGGCCTTCAGTACAGGTAACGACAGCGGCGGACCGATGTCCGAGATCAATGTCACGCCCCTCGTGGACGTGATGTTGGTGTTGCTGATCATCTTCATGATCACGGCACCCCTGATGTCGCACAAGATCAAGGTCGAGCTGCCGCAGGCCAACCTGGACAAGAAGAACGAGGCGGTGCCACCCACGCCGCCGGTGACCGTCACCGTCAAGGACGACGGCTCGCTGTACTGGAACGATGCGCCGATCACCAAGGACCTGCTGGAAAGCCAGTTGTCCGTGGAAGCGCAGAAGACCCCGCAGCCCGAGGTCAACCTGCGCGGCGACAAGGTCACCAAGTACCGCAGCATCCGCGAAGTGGTCGACATGGCCCAGGCGCAGGGCATCCGCAAGGTGGGCTACGTCGCCACCCGCGAACGCCCGAACTGA
- a CDS encoding MotA/TolQ/ExbB proton channel family protein — protein sequence MLQESTQAAAATGGNAAAALTQMGVDHLLGEMTSNPGAYAVSWAVLITLTIMSAMSIYWIVINFFKNVSLRRSADRVVSSFWETPNAQDAIRFMEEQKKSEPFSKIALDAAQAAAHHQRHEGSRLVESLNRSEFVDRALRQAVTRESMNLESGLTVLATVGSTAPFVGLLGTVWGIYGALIRIGATGQASIDAVAGPVGEALIMTALGLFTAIPAVLAYNFFTRLNRVTNNKFDTFAHDLHDFFATGARVGEVPVKR from the coding sequence ATGCTGCAGGAATCCACTCAAGCCGCTGCTGCGACCGGGGGCAATGCCGCCGCCGCATTGACGCAGATGGGCGTCGACCATCTGCTCGGCGAGATGACCTCCAACCCCGGTGCCTATGCGGTTTCCTGGGCGGTGCTCATCACGCTGACCATCATGTCCGCGATGTCGATCTACTGGATCGTCATCAACTTCTTCAAGAACGTCAGCCTGCGCCGCAGCGCCGACCGCGTGGTCAGCTCGTTCTGGGAAACCCCGAACGCGCAGGACGCGATCCGCTTCATGGAGGAGCAGAAGAAGTCCGAGCCGTTCTCCAAGATCGCGCTCGATGCCGCGCAGGCCGCCGCGCACCACCAGCGCCACGAGGGCTCGCGCCTGGTCGAGTCGCTGAACCGGTCCGAGTTCGTCGACCGCGCGCTGCGCCAGGCCGTGACCCGCGAATCGATGAACCTCGAGTCCGGCCTGACGGTGCTCGCCACCGTCGGTTCGACCGCGCCGTTCGTCGGCCTGCTCGGCACGGTGTGGGGCATCTACGGTGCGCTGATCCGCATCGGCGCCACCGGCCAGGCCTCGATCGACGCGGTTGCCGGCCCGGTGGGCGAGGCGCTGATCATGACCGCGCTCGGCCTGTTCACGGCGATCCCGGCGGTGCTGGCGTACAACTTCTTCACCCGCCTGAACCGCGTGACGAACAACAAGTTCGACACCTTCGCGCACGACCTGCACGACTTCTTCGCCACCGGCGCCCGCGTCGGCGAAGTCCCGGTCAAGCGCTAA
- a CDS encoding TonB family protein encodes MTQPLPPPDKHEDRDGAPGLNWARIAGISFVIAVHAAALLLLLAPVTPPGSEKQEEDVTRVVFIEPPPPPPPPPPPPPDQPPKQIKMTPTPPTPQPPLPPPPEPPVVFDEPSPMDTQAPPPAPPAPKPPPGPSYNANDLRASVCSKPGMGSLVRALMQSGATTADMSLRLAFTADGSVTTVSIAKSSRNRDLDRAAQSWARGIKMCPGMAGEGILPFSFSTN; translated from the coding sequence ATGACGCAACCACTGCCGCCGCCGGACAAACATGAAGACCGTGATGGTGCGCCGGGCCTGAACTGGGCCCGCATCGCCGGCATCTCCTTCGTCATCGCGGTCCATGCCGCGGCGCTGCTGCTGCTGTTGGCGCCGGTCACGCCGCCGGGATCGGAGAAGCAGGAAGAAGATGTCACGCGCGTGGTGTTCATCGAACCGCCACCACCACCACCGCCGCCGCCGCCGCCACCCCCGGACCAGCCGCCGAAGCAGATCAAGATGACGCCGACGCCGCCGACGCCGCAGCCGCCGTTGCCGCCGCCGCCGGAACCGCCGGTGGTGTTCGACGAACCCTCGCCGATGGATACGCAGGCGCCGCCGCCGGCACCGCCGGCGCCCAAGCCGCCGCCGGGACCCTCGTACAACGCGAACGATCTGCGTGCCAGCGTTTGTTCCAAGCCGGGCATGGGCTCGCTGGTGCGTGCGCTGATGCAATCGGGCGCAACCACTGCGGACATGTCCTTGCGGCTGGCCTTCACCGCCGATGGTTCGGTGACCACCGTGAGCATCGCCAAGAGCAGTCGTAATCGCGATCTCGATCGCGCGGCCCAAAGCTGGGCCCGGGGCATCAAGATGTGCCCGGGCATGGCGGGCGAAGGCATCCTGCCTTTCTCCTTCTCCACGAATTAG